Sequence from the Brevundimonas sp. SGAir0440 genome:
CATGTCGGGTCAGACGGTGGAGGTCATCAACACCGACGCCGAAGGTCGCCTCGTTCTGGCCGACGCCCTCTGGTACACCCAGGAGCGTTTCAAGCCGAAGTTCATGATCGACCTGGCCACCCTGACGGGGGCCATGATCGTCGCCCTGGGTCTGGATTACGCCGGCGTCTTCTCGAACTCCGACGATGTCGCCGATCCGATCCTGGCGGCGGCCAAGAAGGTCGGCGAGAACTTCTGGCGAATGCCGATCCCGGCCATCTACGAGCAGCACATCGATTCCAAGATCGCCGATGTGAAGAACACCGGCAACGGCCGCGCCGGCGGCTCAATCACCGCCGCCCTGTTCCTGCAACGCTTCACCAACGGCGTGCCGTGGGCGCACCTGGACATCGCGCCGACGGCCTGGGCCAACAAGAGCCCCAGCCCCACCGTGCCGGAAGGCGGCGTCGGCTTCGCCGTGCGCACGCTGGACCGGATGGTCGCGGATTCCTACGAAGGCTGATCGGCCGGGAGGTAGAGCCGGGTGAGCGACAAGCCCGAAATCTGGTTCTATCACCTGGAGCGTTCATCGCTGGATCAGGTGCTGCCGACCCTGCTCGAAAAGACGATCGAGCGGGGCTGGCGGGCCATGATCAAGTCATCGCATTCGCATCGACTGGACGAGGTCGACGAGACGCTGTGGACGTTTCGCGATGACAGCTTCCTGCCGCACGGCCGGGCCGATCAGCCTTATCCCGAACGGCAGCCTGTGCTGTTGAGCGAGACGGGCGAGAACCTGAATGGCGCTCAGGCGCTGTTCATAGTCGACGACGCAGAACTGGGCGGGACGGAAGGGTTCGAACGATGCTTCATTATTTTCGACGGTCGCGACGAGCCGGCTTTGCAACACGCGCGGGGACGTTGGAAGGCGCTGAAGGGGCAGGGGGCGAACCTGGCCTACTGGCGTCAAACGGACGAAGGGCGCTGGGAAAAGGCGGCCTGATCGCACTGGTTCTGCTGGCTGGCTGTTCGACGCCGGTCTCCGAGGCGCCCGCGCCGCGCGCGGTCGAGCAGGCGCAGTTGAACCCACCCGTCGGCAGCCGGATGCCGACCGCCCAAACCGAGGACGTCTGCAAGGCCGGCGAGATGCAATATCTGGTCGGCAAGTCCCGGACCGAAATCCCGGTGCCGGTGGATGTCGTCAATCGGCGCGTGACCTGCACCACCTGCCCGGTAACGCAGGACTTCTCCGCCTATCGTCTGAACATCTTCTACAACGAACAGACCGGCATCATCGAACAGGTCCGCTGCGGCTGACCCCGACGCAAGGAGACGACCATGAAGATCATCGTGAGCACCCTTTTGGCCGCCGGCGCCTTGGCCATGTCGGCCTGCGCGCCGGTCCAGACCGCCGAGCCTTCGCCCGGATCGGACACCGCCTTCAAGGCGTGCAAGGTTTCGGATTATCAGAGCTATGTGGGACGCAACCGTTCGGCCATCCCGACCGCGCCCGCCGGCCAGAGCTTCCGCGTGCTGTGCACCACATGCGCCGCGACCATGGACTATCGCGAGAACCGGGTGAACTTCGTCTATGACGAGGCGACGAACATCGTGCGCGAAGTGAAGTGCGGCTGAGTTTTAGCGCCCCACCGTATCGCCCGGCCACAGCGGTCCGCTGAATTTCGCCGCCAGATAGTCCATGAAGGCTGTGACCCTGGCCGGACGCGGTCCGCCGCTGGGCGCCACCAGATGCAGGGCGATGGGCGGCAGCCGCCAGTCGGTCATCACCGTCTCGAGATGGCCGTCGGCGACGTCCTTCCAGTAGATGAAGTCCGGCTGGGGAAAGAGCCCCAGACCCGCGCACAAAGATGCTGTCAGGGCGTCGGAGTTGTTGGCCCGCAGCGGCCCGCGCGGATGCACGACCACTTCTTCACCCGCCGCATTGCTGAACCGCCATGTGTCGGGGCTGGGCATGTAGGCGTAGCCGAGGCAGGCGTGACGGGCCAGATCGTCGGGATGAGTGGGGCGACCCCGCTGATCCAGATACGAGGGCGAGGCCACCAGGGCGCGGGCCACAGGCCGCAGCTTGCGCGCCGTCAACGAGGAATCGGCCAGGGCGGCGATCCTCAGCGCGCAATCGAAGCCGCCGCCGACCAGATCGATCACCTCGTCCGACAGATGCAAATCGATCGATACGTCGGGATGGGTGGCTAGGAACTCGGGCAGGGCCGGGGCCACATAGGCCATGCCGAACGACATCGGCGCCGCTAGTCGCACCAGGCCGCGCGGCGTGACTGACATATCCAGCGCCTCCGACACCGCGCCCTCGGCCTCGGCCAGCATGTGGGCGGCGCGGGCGGCCAGAGTGCGCCCTGCATCGGTCAGGGCGAAGCGCCGCGAGGTGCGGTGGAGCAGGGTGGTCTTCAACTGCTGTTCGAGACGCGTGACCGCCTTGGACACGGTCGCCTTGGACAGGCCCAGCGTTTCGGCTGCGCCGGAAAAGGACTGGCTGTCGGCGACCTTGGCGAAGATGGCCAGGGCCTCCAGATCGGGCAGGCGGGACATGGGCGGCCTTGCGTCCTGAAACGATGAGTTTCGGTTGTTTCTATTTCTGATCGGTCGCCGATCTCTATCTTGGCGTCAAGCAAAGGCGTCGGACGGTTCCGACGCGAAAGGACGAGTGCGATGATCGAGCGCAGACCATTTGAATCCCTCGGCGGCGCCAACCACGGCTGGCTGAACGCCAAACACCATTTCTCCTTCGCGAACTACTATGATCCCAAGCGGATGAGCTGGGGCAATCTGCGGGTCTGGAACGACGACGAGATCGCCGCTGGCACGGGCTTTCCGCCGCATCCCCACGCCGACATGGAGATCATCACCTATGTCCGCGACGGTGCCATCACCCATGAGGACAGTCTGGGCAACAAGGGCCGCACCGTCGCGGGCGATGTGCAGGTGATGAGCGCCGGAACCGGGATCCGGCACGCCGAATACAACGCTGAGCCGGACCTGACGCGGATCTTCCAGATCTGGATCGAGCCGACCCGGCGCGGCGATGCGCCGAGTTGGGGCACGAAACCCTTCCCCAAGGGCGAGCGGTCAGGCCAGTTCGTGGTCCTGGCGTCGGGCTTCGAGGGCGATACGCTTGAAAGCGGTGGGGACGCCCTGCCGATCCGCACCGATGCGCGGATTGTGGCGGCGACGCTGAAGACGGGCGATAGCGCCGACTATCCGCTGGGCGGCGCGCGGCGGGCCTATCTGGTCCCGGCGAAGGGCGAGGTCGAGGTCAATGGCGTCCGACTGAACGCCCGTGACGGCGCGGCCATCGCTCAGGAGGATGTCGTGACGGTCAAGGCGCTGTCCGACGCCGAGGTCGTGCTGGTGGACGCCGCCTGATTTTCGGAACAAGCTTCACGGTCGGACCCGATCCGACCGTGAACAACCGCATCAAAAAGGCGAGGAAAGAGAATGTTCAATCAAGTGAATGGCTGGTCTTCCCGCGCCCTGGCGGCGCTCAGGATCGTCGCCGGTCTGTTGTTCCTGGCGCATGGCGTCATCAAGGTCTTCGGCTTTCCAGCCGGGGCCGAGCCCGGTCAACAGGAGCTGCTGTCGCTGTTCGGCATCGGCGGGGTGATCGAGCTGATCACGGGCCTGCTGTTGATCCTGGGCCTGTTCACGCGTCCGGCCGCCTTCATCGCCTCGGGCCAGATGGCTGTGGCGTACTGGATGTTCCATTTCCCCAGCAGCCCCTATCCGGCGGTGAACGGCGGCGACGCGGCCATCCTGTACTGCTTCATCTTCCTGTACATCTTCACCGCCGGTCCGGGCGCGTGGAGCATCGACAATCGAACCGCAAAGCGGTTCTGATCTGTAGAAATGGAAAGGCCGCCGCGCTGTCCTGCGCGACGGCTTTTTCATGCCTGAAGGCTTGCGGCCCAGTCGGCGGCGCGCACCAGGCTGTCGATGATGCCGGGTTCCGACGAGGCGTGGCCGGCGTCGCCGACGATGTCCAGACGCGCCTCGGGCCAGGCGCGGTGCAGCGCCCAGGCGCCTGAGATCGGCGTCACCACGTCGAACCGGCCCTGCGCGATCCAGCAAGGGATATGCCGCATCCGGTCAACATTCTTCAGCAGCCAGCCGTCTTCCTCGAAGAAGCCGGCGTTGGTGAAGAACCAGTTTTCGATCCGGGCGAAGGCGACGGCGAAGTCGGGCTCGGCGAACTTGTCCGGCCGGGCGTTGGGGCCCTCGACACTGACGGTCTCGCCCTCCCAGCTGGACCAGGCGACGGCGCAGCGTTCGCGCTCGGCGACATCATCGCCGATCAGCCGCTTGTAATAGGCGGCCATCAGGTCGCCGCGCTCGGCCTCGGGGATGGGGGCGATGAAGCGTTCCCAGGCGTCCGGGAAGATCATCGAGGCGCCGTCCTGATAGAACCAGTGCAACTCCTTCTTCGTTAGCAGGAAGATTCCGCGCAGCAGCAGCGCGATGACCCGCTCGGGATGGGTGATGGCGTAGGCCATCGACAGGGTCGAACCCCAGGACCCGCCGAACACCACCCATTTGTCGACACCGCACAACACGCGTAGACGCTCGATATCGTCGATCAGGGTCCAGGTCGTGTTGTCTTCCAGCGAGGCATGCGGCCGCGACTGACCGCAGCCGCGCTGGTCGAACATGATGATGCGATAGACGGCGGGATCGAAGAAGCGGCGCATGCCCGGATTGACCGCGCCGCCAGGCCCGCCGTGCAGAACCAGGACCGGCAGGCCGTGCGGATTGCCGGATTCCTCGTAATAGATTTCATGCACGCCTTCGGTCGGCATCCAACCCGAGGCATAGGCCTCGATCTCGGGGTGGAGTACACGACGCGGCTCGGCGGGCGTGGGGAAGGCCATGGATGCTTAATCTTTCTACGAGGAAATCAGGGGCGAGAACGCAAGGCCGCAAGGGCCAGGCAGAGCCAACCGGCGATCATCAGAAGGCCGCCGATCGGGGCCACGGCGCCGAACGCCGGCACGCCGAGAAACGCGATCGCCGCCAGGGCAAGGCAGAAGATCAGGCCGCCGATCGATCCGAGCCAGCCAGCAAGGCGCGCCAGCCCGCCGCCCCCTGTCCATTGGGCGCAGGCGAAGGCGAAGACGGCGTGGACGATCTGATACTGGGCGCCGGTGGTCAGCAGGGTCTTGATCTGCGGCCCGGCGCCATGCGCGGCGAACGCGCCCAGCGCCACGGCCAGGGCGCCATTCAGGGCGGCGAAGACGATCAGGTTCCGACTCACTGTCATTTCCAAACCCTAGACCGCCAGTTCGTCGATGTCTGCGAACCAGGAAGGTTAACCGACACGCGGCAGCGGCGTCAGGTGGCTGGCCATGGCCGAGGCGGCGGCCTTGACGCCCTTGCGCACGGCCGCCTCATTGGCTGGGGCGGGTGCGCGCAACAGGCCGATCGACGGCGTCAGAGGGCCATCCGGCAGGTCAGAGAGCACGCGATAGAGCAGGTAGGAACCCGCGTCCTCCTCGATGTCGGACGAGGCGTCAGCCTGCAGCCCGGCGGCGGTCAGTGCGCGAACCATGTCGGCGACGGGCGCCGTGGTGCGGGCCACGCCAGGCCCGGTGCTGGACAGGCGGTGCTTGTAGTCGAGGGTGCGGTTCTCGGCACGCATCTGGACCCGGAAGCCGGCGCCTTTTTGTGTGCGCCCGACCAGAAGGACGGCCCGGCATTCTCCGCTCCCGAGACGGGCGGCCAAGGTCGAGGCGAGTTCGTCGGGATCGGCGGCGGCGATGGGCACGGCGCGAGCCCCGCTGGGACTCCAGATCTCGCCCGACAGATCCTCGACCAGATCCCATCCGTCATCGTCGCCGTCATAGGCGCAGATGATGATGCCAGGGCGGCGATCGCCGCTCGTCCGACTGTCGATTTCGTTCATCGTGCCAGCCATAGCCCCATCCATGACAGTTCGGTGACGTGCAAGTGGCTGTAACTTCCCGACGCCGTCAAGTCCGCAAAAGTCTTAGCCCAGGTCGCCGACGGCCGCGTCCAGCAACATGAAGGCGCGACCGCTGTCGGATGCCAGGCTGGACTGCACCGCCGCGCTGTCTCCGGCGCGAGCCGAAGCGTTCAGCATGACCGCGAAGTTGCGGACATAGCGTTCGGCGTCAGCGCGCAGTTCGGCGTCGCTGAGGACGCGGCGAGACACGCTGCGGACGGCGGCCGGGGCGACGCGACGCACGATCTGACGCGCGGCGTCGGGGTCGCCATTGCTGAAGGCGCGGGCGGCCTCTTCGACTCGCGAGCGGGGCAGGAGGGCGTTGGGATCGACCCCCATGCGCCGGATAGCCGCGGCGACTCGGTCGGACAGGGCTTCGGCCTCGGCAGGCGAAGGGGAGGGCGTGTCCAGCTCCAGCGGGGCCTCGTTGTCGTCGTCGCCGTCGATCAGATCGCTCCAGTCCAGGCCCTTGTCCGTGGACGGCGGCGGCGTCTCTGCGGGCTCGAGGCGCAGGCGGCTGCGTAGACCGAACCGGCGCTCTTCGGCAGGCGGCGAGGCGGGAGCTGTCGGGCGATCGATCCGGCGCTCGGGACGAGGTTCGGGCCGGGCTTCGATCTCTGCGGCCGGCTCGCGACGACGCGCCGGCGTCGTATCGCCCGACACCACGCCCATCAGACGCACGGCCTCGGTCAGCATGTCGTAGTTCCGGCGCACGCGATCCTGGAAGCCGACATCCAGCGCCTCGGTGTCCTCGGCCGCCTTGCGCGATGCGGCGGAAAGGGAAGCGAGGCCTTCCTCGACCGTGGCGCGCACGGCGTCGGCGCGGGCGCGGGCTTCCTGAGGCAGGCGCGCGGCGCGCTCGTCGATGTCGGCGACGGCGGTGTCGATTTCCGACAAGGCGCTGTTGAGACGTGCGACTAAGGTTTCCAGCCGGCTGACCATCCGCTCGCCGGTTTCTTCGACCAGGCCGGACGTTTCGGTGACGATGCGGCGGGCGTCGGCAATGCGGGCGTCGGCGGCCGTGTCGGCCTTCTGGGCCGCGTCGAACAAGGATTCGCCCAGGCGATCGGTGCGAAGGCGCGCCTGTTCGGCGGCGTCGGCGGCGGCGGCGCGGGAATCTTCGGCCGTGGCGCGCATCTGCTCCAGAGCGCGGCGCGTCTCTTCCATCAGGGCGTCACGCGCCTCGGCGGCCAAGGCTTCGAAGCGATCCAGGGCGAGCTTGGTGGCGGAATCGAAGCCGTCGGCCTCGCGTTGCGACATGTCCACCAGGGCGCGGAACTGGTCGGTGGCGGCCTCGACCAGATCGCGCATGGACTCGACCGAGGTCTGGGTGGTGCGATCCAGATCGCCTGCGGCGCTGCGCGTGGCGGACAGGTGTTCGATCAGTTGAGCGCGCTGGCTTTCGACCTGGGCGGAGAAGTCCTCCTGATCGGTGCGAAGGGCGTAGGCGGCGGTGACCAAGGCGGCGCGCTGCTGGCTGAGGCCTTCCTCGACGGACTGGATCTGCTCGGCGACGCCAGAGCCGGCATTCTCCAGTCGAATGGTCTGGCGCGCCAGATCGTCGGAGGCCACGCGGGCGGCGTCCTGCGCTTCTCCTGCGGCGGCGGCGAGGTCGGCGGCGCGCGCGGCGAGGGCGGCCTCGGCTTCACGCAATTGCGCCTGAGCCAGATCGGAGGCGTCCGCGACCATGCGCGACTGCCGCTCGACCGCGTCGATGACGCCCGACGCCTGCGTATCCAGGTGGATGCCCAAGGTCTGCATCTGGTCGCGCTCGCGGCCCAGGTTTTCGGTGAGACGTCGTGCGGTGCGGCCGGCGTTCTCGGCCGCCTCGTTCAGGCGCGTTGTCTCCTGGGCCAACGCCTCTCGAAGCAGGGCCATGTCGTTGCGTGCGCGTTCCGCCGCCAGGGTGGCGTGATCGATGTCAGAACGCAGCGACTGAAGCACCTCGCCGGTCTGCTGGGCGGCCAGGGCGGTCGGGGCCACCAGGGCCTCGGCCAGTTGGCGGGCGCGGCGCGTCTCTGCGGCCAGACCGGCGCCCTGTCGGACGGCATGGGCCAGCATGATGGCCAGGCCCGCAGGGGCCAGGGCGATCAGGGCGTAGATGGCGATCCGCAGCGGGTCCAGTTCGGCCCCGCCGGCGCCGAACTCGTAAGCGGCCCAGGAGGCGACGCCGCCGATCCACAGGGCGGAGGCGACGCCTGCGATCACATAGGCGTGGCGCCCGGACGGCTCGGGCTGGGCCTTGGCTTGAACGGTTTTCACAGCCGGTGGCCTGGACAACTCGAACGGCGCGGGCGGCTGACCCGCGGTGACGGCCATATCGACAGGAGTGTCTGCTGTCGGTTCCGCATTGACAGGGGCGGCGTCCCTTTCGGCGGCAAGGGCGCGTTCTTCGGCCTGCCGCTGCTCTTCCAGCAGGCGACGGCGACGACGCTCCGACATCGGGGGCTCAAACGTCGGCTGCACGATCTCGAAATCAGGCTCGGGAATCGGGTCGAGCGACGGTGTCGCCTCCTGGACCGACATTTCATCGGAGGCCGAAAGATCGACCGGCGTGACGGCCTCGTCGTCGGTCAGCTTCAGCGGCGGCCGTTTGGGAGACTTCATAAGCTCAAAAACTCGATCTCTACGCGGGCGTCCGACAGCGCCGAGGAAACCCTAGAGCATGATCGATGCGGACGAAACCGACTCAAGTCCGCAACCTGTCGATGAACCGCGTCATGCAGCGCGCAAAGCGCCGCAGCGTTCAGCAGTCGCGCTTGGATTCGGAAAGCAGCGTGGCGTTGGAGCCGGCGTCCCGACACTCCACCACCCGGCGCACTTCGCGGTCGCCGTGGTTGGGGTTGTGCGTGTCGACGCCGAACTGCGTCAGGACAGCGGCGGCCAGCAGGGCGATGAAGCCAGCGATCAGTTCGACAAGCGCCTGCATACTACCCTCCCTCGCAGCCTGTATGGCTACGCTCCTTATGCGCCAAATCGGCGAACGTCACAATCCCGCCCTGAAAGATTGACCGACGGACACGCGCGTGGAACGGAGGATGCAGGCGCTTCGACACCATGTCACGCGAATCAGACAGATAGGTCGCATGACTTTAGCCGGCGACAGTTACGAAGGCAGCCTGCTGGAGCCTGGGCCCGCGCTGTGGACGTCCGCCGTCGCGCACCGCTTTTCGGTGCTGATGGAAAACGAGGCCTATTTCGACGCCCTGTCGTCCGCGATTCATAAGGCTCAACGCTCCATCGTGCTGCTTGGATGGCAGTTCGATCCCCGCACCCATCTGGATCCGGAAACGCGGCCCGGCGACAAATCGGCGGAAATCGGTCGCCAGCTGCGGATGCTGGTCAAGAAGAAGCCGGACCTGGATGTGCGACTGCTCATCTGGAAATCGCCGCTGCTGATCGCCGCGTCGCAGGGCTTCTATCCGCACAAGGCGCAGCGCTGGTTCCGTAAGCGGATGGTGGAGTTCCGGCTCGATTCCCCCGGCCCTATCGGCGCCTGTCATCACCAGAAGATCGTTGTCATCGACGACAAGGTGGCCTTTTGCGGCGGCGGCGACATCTCGACCGATCGCTGGGATTCCGACGAACATCTGGACGGCGACCCGCGTCGCGCCCTGCCTAGCGGCCTGATCTGCAAGGCGCGTCACGAGGTGATGAGCGTGATGGACGGCCCTGCGGCGCGAGCGCTGGGCGATCTGGCGCGCGAACGCTGGTTCAAGGCGACGTGGGAGCGCACCATCCCGGATGAAGTCGAGGACGATCCCTGGCCCGACGGCGTGCCGGTGCAGATGACCGACGTGCCCGTCGGCATCGCCCGCACAGAGCCGAAATGGTCGGGGCGTCACGAGGTGCGCGAGAGCGAAGCCTTGCATCTGGAATCAGTTCGGCGCGCCAAGCGGCTGATCTATATCGAGAACCAGTATTTCACCTCGCCGGTCATCGCCGCCGCATTGGCCGAACGTCTGGCCGAGGTGGATGGGCCGCAGGTCATCGTCATCTCGACCGCCAAGAGCCCGAGTTGGTTCGACAGCATGACCATGGACACGGCCCGGGCCGAGGTGCTGCACCGGCTGGAACAGGCGGACAAATACAACCGCTTCTTCGCCTTCGCCCCGCTGACCGCCGACGGCGACCGGATTATCGTCCATGCCAAGGTGACCATCATTGATGATCGGTTGCTCAGGATCGGGTCTACCAATCTGAACAACCGGTCGATGGGCCTGGATACCGAATGCGACATCGCCGCCGAGCCTGTCGATGCGGCGGGTCGGGCCTTCATCACGGCGTACCGTCACCGGACGATCGCCCATTGGTTAGGTGTCGCGACGGAGGACTATGCGGCGGTCGAGGGCGTCTTCGGCTCGGTGGGGCAGGCGATTTGCAACTTCGAAACCGATCGGCTGAAGCCGCTAGGCTCAGAGCCGCCGACGCGTATCCAGCGGATGTTCGCGGAATGGCAGTTGGGCGACCCGACGTCGTCCAGCGACGCCTGGCGCCCGTGGAAGCGTCTGAACCGTTCGCAGCGCACGCGACCGGCGTCAGAGGGCGGTCACGCGCCGGGTTGAACGACCTCGAAATCGACGATCAGCGGCAGGTGGTCCGAGGCCACGCGCGCCAGGGGCGAGAAGGCGGATTGCACCGCGCGGATGCGGATATGCGGGCTGACGAAACAGTGGTCGATGCGAATGGCGGGGAAGGCGGACGGGAAGGTCTTCACGCTGGGCTTCTGGCCCAACTGACGCTGGCAGTCCTGCAGGCTGCGGCACAGGGTCTGATAGGGGCGAGTGATGGAGGTGGCGTTGAAATCGCCGGCCAACAGGATCGGTCCCTCGCATGCGCCGACCCAGCCGGATCCGGCTAGAGCGGCGGCCTGAAGCCGCTGCTCGCGTGGGACCAGGCCCAGGTGGGTGTTCATGACGTTGACGGCCGTGCCGTCGATCTCGAGTTCCGACCAGATCGCCCCGCGCGGTTCCAGGCCCGGAATGCCGCTCACGGTCGGCAAAGCGCCGGCGCGGATCAGCCGTTCGGGATGCGGGGTCAGGATGGCGTCGCCGTACTGTTCGGCCTCGACCCGCATCGCCGGGTGAAAGCGTGAGGTCATGGCCAGACCGTCGGCGATCGCCTCGGCCTGATCGACCCCGCCTGTGCGCGCGCGGCCGACATCCAGTTCCTGCAGGCAGACGATGTCCGGCTCGAACTCGGCGATGACGGCGACGATCCGGCCAACATCCAGGCGACGATCCGTGCCGACGCAGCGGTGGACGTTGTAGGTGAGAAGGCGAGGCATGAGCTGGCGATTGGTTGAACGTTGACCGTGGGCTAGGCCTTCTGGCGCGCGAATGCGACCCCGATGCGACGATCAGAGCAGGATCAGATGATCGGGCAACTCGTTGCGATTGTCGGCGCGCGGCGGAAAGTGGCGGGCCAGAACCTCGCCGCACAGACCGATGGCGGCGGCAAAGCCATCGACGGGGCGGTCGGCGCGCAGTTCGCGGGTCAGGACAGCGACGGCCTGAGCCCAGGCGTCCTCATCGACCTTGGCGTAGATGCCTTCATCGGCGATCAGTTCGACCTGATGTTCGTCCATGGCCGCGAAGATCAGAACGCCCGTGCGTTCCTGCGTGACATGGACGCCTTGGGCCATGAACTGCTGCAGGGCCGCCTCCCTGACGCGGCCGCGCCTGACGCCGGCGGGCGTCACGAGGCGGCGCACGGCCGGGATACGGCTCATCAGAAAAACGCCGACGAAGACGACGGCCTGCGACAGGCCGTAAAGGCCCAGAGCCTGCGCCGTCGTGGCGTCCTGCGCGGCCTGGTGCGCCGCCTCCCAGCCATCGCTGGGCCAGTGAAGATCCAGCACGAAAGGAACGAAGACGATCGGGGCCACCAGCGCCATCGCCGCCGCCCAGGCCAGGCTGACGTCCACATAGGTCGAAACCCGGCGCGCGACGACGCAGAAGATTTCGCCCGATGTCTGACGCTCGGCGGCCGCTATGGCGTCGGCGATGCGGGTGCGGTCGTTGTCCGTGATCTGCATCACCATCCCCCCGAGGCGCCGCCGCCACCGAAACTGCCGCCTCCGCCGCCGAACCCGCCGCCGCCGCCGCCACCCCAACCGCCGCCGCCTCTGCCGGAGTTCCGCAGCGCCTCGGACGCCGCCCACAGCAGGACCGAACTGACATTGCTGCGTCGTCCGCGTCCGGACCGCATGGCGATCAATAAGATGAAGAGGAAAAGCCCGGCGATGATGACCAGCGGAATGATGGAGTCGCCCTTGGTGTCGGCTTGCTCGGCAGCGGCGGCCTGGGCGCGCGCCTGCGCTTCTGCGGGGTCGAGCGAAAGCTGGGCGATCAGGGCGTCGACGCCCTTGATCACGCCCGTCTGATAATCGCCGTCGCGAAAGGACGGCAGAAGGTCTTTGCGAATGACCTGGGACGAGAAGGCGTCGGTCAGAATGGGCTCCAGTCCGTAGCCGACCTCGATACGCACCTTGCGTTCGTTCGGCGCAAC
This genomic interval carries:
- a CDS encoding DoxX family protein; the encoded protein is MFNQVNGWSSRALAALRIVAGLLFLAHGVIKVFGFPAGAEPGQQELLSLFGIGGVIELITGLLLILGLFTRPAAFIASGQMAVAYWMFHFPSSPYPAVNGGDAAILYCFIFLYIFTAGPGAWSIDNRTAKRF
- a CDS encoding endonuclease/exonuclease/phosphatase family protein, giving the protein MPRLLTYNVHRCVGTDRRLDVGRIVAVIAEFEPDIVCLQELDVGRARTGGVDQAEAIADGLAMTSRFHPAMRVEAEQYGDAILTPHPERLIRAGALPTVSGIPGLEPRGAIWSELEIDGTAVNVMNTHLGLVPREQRLQAAALAGSGWVGACEGPILLAGDFNATSITRPYQTLCRSLQDCQRQLGQKPSVKTFPSAFPAIRIDHCFVSPHIRIRAVQSAFSPLARVASDHLPLIVDFEVVQPGA
- a CDS encoding LysR family transcriptional regulator; this translates as MSRLPDLEALAIFAKVADSQSFSGAAETLGLSKATVSKAVTRLEQQLKTTLLHRTSRRFALTDAGRTLAARAAHMLAEAEGAVSEALDMSVTPRGLVRLAAPMSFGMAYVAPALPEFLATHPDVSIDLHLSDEVIDLVGGGFDCALRIAALADSSLTARKLRPVARALVASPSYLDQRGRPTHPDDLARHACLGYAYMPSPDTWRFSNAAGEEVVVHPRGPLRANNSDALTASLCAGLGLFPQPDFIYWKDVADGHLETVMTDWRLPPIALHLVAPSGGPRPARVTAFMDYLAAKFSGPLWPGDTVGR
- a CDS encoding DNA polymerase III subunit chi, with amino-acid sequence MSDKPEIWFYHLERSSLDQVLPTLLEKTIERGWRAMIKSSHSHRLDEVDETLWTFRDDSFLPHGRADQPYPERQPVLLSETGENLNGAQALFIVDDAELGGTEGFERCFIIFDGRDEPALQHARGRWKALKGQGANLAYWRQTDEGRWEKAA
- a CDS encoding tipN, whose protein sequence is MKSPKRPPLKLTDDEAVTPVDLSASDEMSVQEATPSLDPIPEPDFEIVQPTFEPPMSERRRRRLLEEQRQAEERALAAERDAAPVNAEPTADTPVDMAVTAGQPPAPFELSRPPAVKTVQAKAQPEPSGRHAYVIAGVASALWIGGVASWAAYEFGAGGAELDPLRIAIYALIALAPAGLAIMLAHAVRQGAGLAAETRRARQLAEALVAPTALAAQQTGEVLQSLRSDIDHATLAAERARNDMALLREALAQETTRLNEAAENAGRTARRLTENLGRERDQMQTLGIHLDTQASGVIDAVERQSRMVADASDLAQAQLREAEAALAARAADLAAAAGEAQDAARVASDDLARQTIRLENAGSGVAEQIQSVEEGLSQQRAALVTAAYALRTDQEDFSAQVESQRAQLIEHLSATRSAAGDLDRTTQTSVESMRDLVEAATDQFRALVDMSQREADGFDSATKLALDRFEALAAEARDALMEETRRALEQMRATAEDSRAAAADAAEQARLRTDRLGESLFDAAQKADTAADARIADARRIVTETSGLVEETGERMVSRLETLVARLNSALSEIDTAVADIDERAARLPQEARARADAVRATVEEGLASLSAASRKAAEDTEALDVGFQDRVRRNYDMLTEAVRLMGVVSGDTTPARRREPAAEIEARPEPRPERRIDRPTAPASPPAEERRFGLRSRLRLEPAETPPPSTDKGLDWSDLIDGDDDNEAPLELDTPSPSPAEAEALSDRVAAAIRRMGVDPNALLPRSRVEEAARAFSNGDPDAARQIVRRVAPAAVRSVSRRVLSDAELRADAERYVRNFAVMLNASARAGDSAAVQSSLASDSGRAFMLLDAAVGDLG
- a CDS encoding phospholipase D-like domain-containing protein — encoded protein: MTLAGDSYEGSLLEPGPALWTSAVAHRFSVLMENEAYFDALSSAIHKAQRSIVLLGWQFDPRTHLDPETRPGDKSAEIGRQLRMLVKKKPDLDVRLLIWKSPLLIAASQGFYPHKAQRWFRKRMVEFRLDSPGPIGACHHQKIVVIDDKVAFCGGGDISTDRWDSDEHLDGDPRRALPSGLICKARHEVMSVMDGPAARALGDLARERWFKATWERTIPDEVEDDPWPDGVPVQMTDVPVGIARTEPKWSGRHEVRESEALHLESVRRAKRLIYIENQYFTSPVIAAALAERLAEVDGPQVIVISTAKSPSWFDSMTMDTARAEVLHRLEQADKYNRFFAFAPLTADGDRIIVHAKVTIIDDRLLRIGSTNLNNRSMGLDTECDIAAEPVDAAGRAFITAYRHRTIAHWLGVATEDYAAVEGVFGSVGQAICNFETDRLKPLGSEPPTRIQRMFAEWQLGDPTSSSDAWRPWKRLNRSQRTRPASEGGHAPG
- a CDS encoding hemolysin — its product is MKIIVSTLLAAGALAMSACAPVQTAEPSPGSDTAFKACKVSDYQSYVGRNRSAIPTAPAGQSFRVLCTTCAATMDYRENRVNFVYDEATNIVREVKCG
- a CDS encoding DUF423 domain-containing protein, with the translated sequence MTVSRNLIVFAALNGALAVALGAFAAHGAGPQIKTLLTTGAQYQIVHAVFAFACAQWTGGGGLARLAGWLGSIGGLIFCLALAAIAFLGVPAFGAVAPIGGLLMIAGWLCLALAALRSRP
- a CDS encoding pirin family protein, producing MIERRPFESLGGANHGWLNAKHHFSFANYYDPKRMSWGNLRVWNDDEIAAGTGFPPHPHADMEIITYVRDGAITHEDSLGNKGRTVAGDVQVMSAGTGIRHAEYNAEPDLTRIFQIWIEPTRRGDAPSWGTKPFPKGERSGQFVVLASGFEGDTLESGGDALPIRTDARIVAATLKTGDSADYPLGGARRAYLVPAKGEVEVNGVRLNARDGAAIAQEDVVTVKALSDAEVVLVDAA
- the pip gene encoding prolyl aminopeptidase, with amino-acid sequence MAFPTPAEPRRVLHPEIEAYASGWMPTEGVHEIYYEESGNPHGLPVLVLHGGPGGAVNPGMRRFFDPAVYRIIMFDQRGCGQSRPHASLEDNTTWTLIDDIERLRVLCGVDKWVVFGGSWGSTLSMAYAITHPERVIALLLRGIFLLTKKELHWFYQDGASMIFPDAWERFIAPIPEAERGDLMAAYYKRLIGDDVAERERCAVAWSSWEGETVSVEGPNARPDKFAEPDFAVAFARIENWFFTNAGFFEEDGWLLKNVDRMRHIPCWIAQGRFDVVTPISGAWALHRAWPEARLDIVGDAGHASSEPGIIDSLVRAADWAASLQA